DNA sequence from the Parachlamydia acanthamoebae genome:
CTTAAAACTTCAACAAGCATCTCCTCCGGAAGATCAAAAATTTTCTTTATTGTAGACAAACCTTTAACTTTTTCGATAACAGCGTCAATGGAATCTTTTTTTTCTTCACAAAATTTTTCGTGAATTTTTCTGTGATTATTAAGAACTGCAATCAAGATTTGCTGGTCCTCGTTATAAAGAAATTTTTGATGCTTTTCAGCAAATTTTGCAACTTCTCGTGCAACTCTTAAAGGCGACGTCTGCGTTAAATGAGCAACATGCGTTAAAGAGATTAACCATTTTAGCCAAGCAACAACTTTTGAATCTTTTTTTTGATTTGTTTAATCGAGTATTTAAATAACCTTCATGAGCTTCACTAATTTTTTGAAGTTTCAAAACTTGGCAATGAAAATCTTCCTTAGTTTTACAAATTGAAAAAGGCATATAAACCTCATATATAAGCCAATTAAAAATAATAAGTTGTATACTTGTATTGAGATATTGTCAAAAGTTTGTATTTTGAAAATATCTAATAGCATATGGGTAAACCTTTCATCAAAAAACTTGTTAAGCATACCGTTTGAACTTAGAATCCATCTGATGAGTAATTTAACAGAAAAATATTTCAAATAAAAAACACCTATTTTTCTTGGAATAAGATTCTCCAGCTTTATTGTCGAAAAACTTGACGCGTTGAAGAAATTGGGACATTTAAATTATGGGTAAGAAGCAAAAGAAAAACAGCTCAGATTCTGTAAATACAACAGAAAAAGCCAGAAAACAAATCATAGCTGGCGAAGAACAAATTTGGGCAATTTTCAGATTTTAAAATATACCATTATGGCAGTAGCTCAAGCTATGTTCAAGCCTCTTGCTTAGATATAATTCAACAATCAGATCCATTTTCCAACTTCGCTATTAGCAGATTTCAAGTATTCAATTAATTTTTAATTGCAACTGAATGGCATTTTAGGTATTTTTTTTGTAAAAATTTTCCTAAAACACTGAGAGTGGTTTTTACTGAGAGTTGTTTTTATGGATGACACAAGCATAAAGAATTTTTGGGAATGGTTTTCAAATAACGCCGAAGATTATTTTTATTTTGAAAAGAATCAAGATGTCCTTTTCTCAAATCTTCACGCATCGTTGAGCAAAGTGCACCCTGATTTAGTTTTTGAATTTAGCCAAGTTCTAGAGGATGGAACAAAGGAACTTGTCATTTCTGCTGATGGGATCAAAAGCTTATTCCCTATTGTGGTTAATTTAGTTAGCCAAGCCCCTTTTTTTAAAAAATGGACGATTATCGCTTTCCGTCAACCTCGAAACTTTACTCAAATCATCTATCAAAATGTTAAAATAAATCTGTCCGATGCCTTTTTCAAATACGAAAAAATGGATGGGAAAATCCATCTTGAATTATACCTCAGGAATTTTTCCGATTCCGAAGAGTGGCAGACTGCCACATTTATTTTACTCGATCATTTATTAGGTGAATTTTACACAGAAATGACTTTAGGTCACATAGAGATAAAAAGATTAGATGAAAAGAATATGGATGAATTATTGCCTATAAAAGATTTAGTCGAAATCGTTTATGATAATCACCGCAGTCCAACTGCACAGATGTTCCAAAGGCTAAAAAAATACATTCTTCGATTCGCACGATTTCGCCCATACTCATTTCTAAACAATTAAACAAGTTAGCTGTGAAATGAAATTTGTGCAGGTGTGAAATCCATTATATCACCAGATTCTGCTTGTCTTCCCATTCCTTCTGAACTGAAATCTCTATCAAATAACCACCAGAGGCTTCAAGATTTTCCTGCACAACAATATACCAATCTTCTAAGATTTTTCCTATAACGTTAATTTTAATCGTTTCATTGCTCTTACAATGCCCCATCAGGCTCTTGGATGGGTTTGATCGTACACCTTCTTCTTAAGCCCTTTTGAAACTTGCGTGTAGATGGTAGTGGTGGCTAAAGAGATATGCCCTAAAATCATTTGAATCGTTTTTAGATCCATTCCATTTTCTAACCAATGTGTCGCAATGGTGTGCCGAATGGTGTGAGGCGTGACTTTTCCAATTAATCCACTGGCTGTGAGGTATTTATCAAATTTTCGATCCACCGAACGTGTTGTGAGCCGTGTTCCAAGGCGATTTAAGAAAATAGCATTTGAATCTTGCTGCGCAAAATGCCCATCTATTTCTACGCATCTTTCAGGATGGGTTAGATAAGCATTAATCCAATCCGCTGCATTTTTAGTAATCGGAACAATCCGCTCTTTCTTTCCTTTTCCTTTTAGTTTAATCAAAAGATTTTTTGGATCAAATTCTTGTCGATCTAGGGCAACAAGTTCACTCACACGAAGACCAGAGCTATAGAAAAGCTCCATAATGACGCGATCTCTAAACCCTAGAAACGTTTTTGTATCGGGTTGATCAAACAATGTTTGCACTTGATCGTAAGAGAGTGAATTGGGCACCTTTTTTTCTACCCGCGGCGATTCAAGCTCTTCCGTCGGATTAGCTGAAATCCATTTTTGCGCAAGGGTATATTTAAAAAATGTTCGCAAAGAGGAGAGTCTGCGCACGACTGTACGCTTATGTACTTGATTATCGCTCAAATGGGCAAGAAAACCTCGAATTGTTTTGCGCGTAATGGTGTCTAAAACTAATGCAGCATCATAGGTTTTCAATCTTTCGGAGAAGGGCTCATTATAACGAATCTTGGGGGGGAGCTTTTCATCTTCTTCCTCAGGTAGGAGGTCGTGCTCTAGATACTCTTTTAAGGTATTTAAATCGATAGCGTAATTACGAACAGTATGTTCCGACGCATTTTTAATAATTCGTAAGTATTCCAGAAAGCGATAGGCAGCTTCGATAAACACGTTAAAACCCTCATTGATTGTGATCAAAGATTGATCTTGTAAAAAAAGAGGGCTTTTTGTCTATGAAATTATCGCATTTGCTAAAATTTTAAATGATCGAATGCATGCCTTTTGAACTGGCTAGGAAGCAGATGTGCTGTTTTCTATTCTTTTATGAATGGAAAAACTTTCAAATCTTCCGCTGCATGTGTCTGAGGAAAGATGGTACGCGCTTCGGTTTCCATTTTTCCTACATTGAGATAGCGTGCTGAGAAATGGGTTAAAATGAGTTCTTTCACATTGGCATCTTTGGCTAACTGTGCCGCTTGTTTAGCTGTCATATGGTAGTGACGATAAGCGAGCTCTTGATGCTCTTCTAAATAAGTACTTTCGCAAAGCAACATCTTGGCATTTTTTGCAATTTCCACTGCCTGCGGACATACTCGCGTATCAATCACGATCGCGATGCTATCACCTTTGCGAATATGACTCACATCGTCGAGTGAAACGGGATTCCTATCAATGGTTAAATGTCCATGCTTTTGCAATTCTTTAACCTTAGGTCCCAAAATGCCGTATGCACGTAATTTTTCACTGTCAAATTTGCGGGTATCTGCTTCTGTGATTCTCCATCCGATATTTTCTACCGCATGGTCTAAGAATGTCGCTTCAATTTTGAAAGCTCCATCGTCATGCACCACACCTGCTTCAGAAACAGGATGTTCAATCACATGGATATTTTCGTGATAAATAGTCCCATAACGAAGGCGATCAAAGTATCTTTTGCCGCTTGCAGGATAGTAACAATGGATGGGATGCGTCACTTTATCAAGGTTAAGACGCATGAGAATGGAACCAAGCCCTAAGCAATGGTCTCCATGAAAATGGGAAATGAAAATACGGTTGATCACCGTTGGAGCGACATTAGCAAAGATAAATTGCCTTTGTGTCCCTTCTCCCGGATCAAACAAAAAGCCTTCATTATTCCAGCGAAAAAGATAAGCGCCATGGTTACGATAGCGGGTGGGTTGCTGGCTTGAAGTGCCTAAGATAATAAGGTCTCGAACGCTCATATTTAACTTTAAGAAAATTCGGAAAAAGACTATGTTTTTTCAGGTTAATAAGTTTATTTCTTTGAATAATTATAAAGGAATAAACATAGAATATCTACTTCAAATTTAGCATTCGTAAATTAGGTTAAAATTATGAGCTTTCCAATAACA
Encoded proteins:
- a CDS encoding ribonuclease Z; protein product: MSVRDLIILGTSSQQPTRYRNHGAYLFRWNNEGFLFDPGEGTQRQFIFANVAPTVINRIFISHFHGDHCLGLGSILMRLNLDKVTHPIHCYYPASGKRYFDRLRYGTIYHENIHVIEHPVSEAGVVHDDGAFKIEATFLDHAVENIGWRITEADTRKFDSEKLRAYGILGPKVKELQKHGHLTIDRNPVSLDDVSHIRKGDSIAIVIDTRVCPQAVEIAKNAKMLLCESTYLEEHQELAYRHYHMTAKQAAQLAKDANVKELILTHFSARYLNVGKMETEARTIFPQTHAAEDLKVFPFIKE
- a CDS encoding tyrosine recombinase XerC, translating into MFIEAAYRFLEYLRIIKNASEHTVRNYAIDLNTLKEYLEHDLLPEEEDEKLPPKIRYNEPFSERLKTYDAALVLDTITRKTIRGFLAHLSDNQVHKRTVVRRLSSLRTFFKYTLAQKWISANPTEELESPRVEKKVPNSLSYDQVQTLFDQPDTKTFLGFRDRVIMELFYSSGLRVSELVALDRQEFDPKNLLIKLKGKGKKERIVPITKNAADWINAYLTHPERCVEIDGHFAQQDSNAIFLNRLGTRLTTRSVDRKFDKYLTASGLIGKVTPHTIRHTIATHWLENGMDLKTIQMILGHISLATTTIYTQVSKGLKKKVYDQTHPRA